A single region of the Tepidisphaeraceae bacterium genome encodes:
- a CDS encoding MraY family glycosyltransferase, which translates to MLPLLAQFSQFSADTVLSPYIYVFYISFLVAFLFTPIMRVVAVHYDIVDRPDRLRKMHSEPVAYLGGVAVFLGWLGGLAISQFLTLHAVPTGWPTSHLIIKFSIVIGACLILMLGLWDDIHGLRPVVKIGGQLLAALFLWAERVGHEAAKPIIAMLLPFLNKVIPSIPAGIAHDGSNFVLDWIVWLTSGIFVIVVVVGCCNATNLMDGLDGLCGGVTAIIAAGFLFVAVHLAMNGGGINTNSDALRIVLGLALLGAVLGFVPYNFNPASIFMGDTGSMFLGFSCAVMIILMAQERPKWFLATLVMFALPVLDTALAFIRRWVNGRPLFSADKQHFHHQLVSRGFSVKQTVLIAYGLAIMFALLGGVMVYVRTRYAVAVYLVVFGSIIVAAYKAGMVHEKVRVVTRTPLGDGEAIAPTDMPAIDAGTVLEVKDDDPRTQPVQRTMPGSWNDQN; encoded by the coding sequence ATGCTGCCTTTGCTCGCACAATTCAGCCAGTTCTCCGCCGACACGGTGCTGTCGCCGTACATTTACGTTTTTTACATCTCGTTCCTCGTCGCGTTCCTATTCACGCCGATCATGCGCGTGGTCGCGGTGCATTACGACATCGTCGACCGCCCGGACCGTTTGCGCAAGATGCACAGCGAGCCGGTGGCGTACCTGGGCGGCGTAGCGGTGTTTCTCGGGTGGCTGGGTGGGCTGGCGATCAGCCAGTTCCTCACGCTGCACGCGGTGCCGACCGGCTGGCCGACGTCGCACCTGATCATCAAGTTCAGCATCGTCATCGGCGCCTGCCTGATCCTCATGCTGGGCCTGTGGGACGACATTCATGGTCTGCGACCGGTGGTGAAGATCGGTGGCCAATTGCTGGCGGCGCTGTTCCTCTGGGCCGAGCGCGTCGGGCACGAGGCGGCCAAGCCGATCATCGCGATGCTGCTGCCGTTCCTGAACAAGGTCATCCCCAGCATACCGGCCGGCATTGCGCACGACGGAAGCAACTTCGTGCTGGATTGGATCGTCTGGCTCACCAGTGGCATCTTCGTGATCGTGGTGGTCGTCGGTTGCTGTAACGCCACGAATCTCATGGACGGCCTCGACGGCCTCTGCGGTGGCGTGACGGCGATCATCGCGGCAGGCTTCCTGTTCGTCGCGGTTCACCTGGCGATGAACGGCGGGGGCATCAACACCAACTCCGACGCGCTGCGCATCGTGCTTGGCCTGGCGCTGCTGGGGGCGGTGCTGGGGTTCGTGCCGTACAACTTCAACCCTGCCAGCATCTTCATGGGCGATACCGGCAGCATGTTTCTGGGCTTCAGCTGCGCGGTGATGATCATCCTGATGGCCCAGGAACGGCCCAAGTGGTTCCTGGCAACCCTCGTGATGTTCGCATTGCCCGTGCTGGATACCGCGCTCGCCTTCATCCGCCGATGGGTGAACGGCCGACCGCTGTTCAGCGCCGACAAGCAGCACTTCCACCACCAACTCGTCAGCCGTGGCTTCAGCGTGAAGCAGACCGTGCTGATCGCGTACGGCCTGGCGATCATGTTCGCGCTGCTGGGCGGCGTGATGGTCTACGTTCGCACACGCTACGCGGTGGCGGTGTACCTGGTGGTGTTCGGGTCGATCATCGTGGCCGCGTACAAGGCGGGCATGGTGCACGAGAAGGTGCGCGTCGTCACCCGCACGCCGTTGGGCGACGGCGAGGCAATCGCGCCCACCGACATGCCCGCGATCGACGCCGGTACCGTGCTGGAAGTGAAGGACGACGATCCGCGCACGCAGCCCGTGCAGCGAACCATGCCGGGGTCGTGGAACGATCAGAACTAA
- a CDS encoding Gfo/Idh/MocA family oxidoreductase has translation MSDMLNLGIIGFGRIGAEHAGWIGASKTTRVAGVADATPARRELAESRGLRTTADVDELLNDSTVQAVLIAVPTAMHFDLAMRAIAAGKHVMIEKPMAVDFAQSEHLAVEADRRGLMLSVFHNRRWDIDYLTVKDAISSGVLGKLINIESRLGQFASCVGPAAKEYRPNWRNEAAFGGGGLYDWGSHFVDQLWQLLLPARPVRVFAQLRANVWSRDCDDFARVAIDFDNDVAALVEINTTTARPLPRWHLDGALGSASAPHSPAFDTNVWAQLQFTPAEGGQSRALPTARPGLTETMIWDQFAAAVAGGGQPAVLAQSVLTTMQLLDAARASARLGQAVAL, from the coding sequence ATGAGCGATATGCTCAACCTTGGCATCATCGGTTTCGGACGGATCGGCGCCGAACACGCGGGCTGGATCGGCGCGAGCAAGACCACCCGCGTTGCCGGCGTGGCCGACGCGACGCCGGCCCGGCGGGAACTGGCTGAATCGCGCGGCCTGCGCACGACCGCGGACGTGGACGAACTGTTGAACGACAGCACGGTACAAGCCGTGCTGATCGCGGTGCCGACTGCGATGCACTTCGATCTGGCGATGCGGGCGATCGCTGCGGGCAAGCACGTGATGATCGAGAAGCCGATGGCGGTCGATTTCGCGCAAAGCGAGCATCTGGCCGTCGAGGCGGACCGCCGGGGGCTGATGCTAAGCGTCTTCCACAATCGGCGGTGGGACATCGACTACCTGACGGTGAAGGATGCGATCAGCTCCGGCGTGCTGGGCAAGCTGATCAACATTGAAAGCCGCCTCGGTCAGTTCGCCTCGTGCGTGGGGCCGGCGGCGAAGGAGTATCGGCCCAACTGGCGAAACGAGGCGGCGTTCGGCGGTGGGGGGCTGTACGACTGGGGCTCGCACTTCGTCGACCAGCTCTGGCAACTGCTGCTGCCGGCCAGACCGGTGCGCGTGTTCGCGCAGCTGCGCGCCAACGTCTGGAGCCGTGACTGCGACGACTTCGCGCGCGTCGCGATCGACTTCGACAACGACGTGGCAGCTCTGGTCGAGATCAACACCACCACGGCTCGCCCACTGCCCCGCTGGCACCTCGACGGCGCGCTCGGCAGCGCCTCGGCGCCGCACAGTCCTGCGTTCGATACGAACGTCTGGGCGCAGCTGCAGTTCACGCCCGCGGAGGGCGGGCAAAGCCGCGCGCTGCCGACGGCGCGACCCGGGCTAACCGAGACGATGATCTGGGACCAGTTCGCCGCCGCCGTTGCGGGCGGTGGTCAACCGGCGGTGCTGGCGCAAAGCGTGCTGACGACCATGCAGTTGCTGGACGCCGCCCGCGCCAGCGCGCGGCTCGGGCAGGCGGTTGCCCTGTGA
- a CDS encoding metal ABC transporter permease — MFSILHSLIDPWTATELRIYWPIIVQGAMVSVTLGLIGCFLVVRGMSLLGDALSHAVLPGVVIGFLLGGSLHSPWILIGASAVGMVAAVLVQAVQEHSRVKEDASLGIVFTTLFAIGVVMVNLYGGSGDLDVGCVLYGNLEHFIYPDNPLSMMLPMIGLTIAVVVGLIVFFRRLVLCTFDPGLAVSLGINAALVHYALMGVLSVTVVASFESVGAILAVALLVMPGATARLWTDRMSIMLLLAAGQALLATVLGYWISSPLGPLRAFQGTSAAGAICAMGFAIFILSWLLGPRGLAQRVIARVRLQRTIAVENVLKTIDELGARAGLSGAVPVPPETVAAELRVSPRAFQRALKRGIERGWVAMSMRNVFLTDAGAARSSRLRRAHDLWEQYLKDQVGLPADHVHDAAEWIEHHLHDEDIDTIDRTLATPRP; from the coding sequence ATGTTCTCCATCCTTCACAGCCTCATCGACCCCTGGACCGCGACCGAACTGCGGATCTACTGGCCGATCATCGTGCAGGGCGCGATGGTGTCGGTGACGCTCGGCCTGATTGGGTGCTTTCTGGTCGTGCGCGGGATGTCGTTGCTCGGCGATGCGTTATCGCACGCGGTGTTGCCCGGCGTGGTGATCGGGTTTCTGCTGGGCGGGTCGTTGCACTCGCCGTGGATTTTGATCGGCGCCAGCGCCGTCGGCATGGTGGCGGCGGTGTTGGTGCAGGCGGTGCAGGAGCACAGCCGGGTGAAGGAGGACGCGTCGCTTGGCATCGTCTTCACCACGCTGTTTGCGATCGGTGTGGTGATGGTCAACCTGTACGGCGGCAGCGGTGACCTCGACGTCGGCTGCGTGCTGTACGGCAACCTCGAACACTTCATTTACCCGGACAACCCGCTCTCCATGATGCTGCCGATGATCGGACTGACGATCGCGGTGGTGGTGGGGCTGATCGTCTTCTTCCGCAGGCTGGTGCTCTGCACGTTCGACCCTGGGCTGGCAGTCAGCCTTGGCATCAACGCGGCGCTCGTGCACTACGCGCTCATGGGCGTGCTATCGGTCACGGTCGTCGCGAGCTTCGAATCGGTCGGCGCGATCCTGGCCGTTGCGCTGCTGGTGATGCCCGGCGCAACGGCGCGGTTATGGACCGACCGCATGTCGATCATGCTGCTGCTGGCCGCGGGGCAGGCGCTGCTGGCGACGGTGCTGGGATACTGGATCAGCAGCCCGCTGGGCCCGTTGCGCGCGTTCCAGGGTACGAGCGCCGCCGGCGCGATCTGCGCGATGGGGTTCGCAATCTTTATCCTCAGCTGGCTGCTGGGCCCGCGCGGCTTAGCCCAACGCGTGATCGCCCGTGTGCGGCTTCAGCGGACGATCGCGGTGGAGAACGTGCTGAAGACGATCGACGAGCTCGGCGCCCGCGCCGGCCTGTCGGGCGCGGTGCCGGTGCCACCGGAAACGGTCGCTGCGGAACTGCGGGTGTCGCCGCGCGCGTTCCAGCGGGCGCTGAAGCGGGGCATCGAGCGCGGCTGGGTGGCGATGAGCATGCGCAACGTCTTCCTGACCGACGCCGGCGCCGCCCGCAGCAGTCGGTTGCGCCGGGCGCACGATTTGTGGGAACAGTACCTGAAGGACCAGGTCGGCCTGCCCGCCGACCACGTCCACGATGCGGCGGAGTGGATCGAACACCACCTGCACGATGAGGACATCGACACGATCGATCGGACGCTGGCGACGCCGCGCCCGTGA
- a CDS encoding iron chelate uptake ABC transporter family permease subunit has translation MTILAAQFSTDSTALRQLATFFAELVDNRITGTDCVVWGALLLGVTCGVLGTFIVLRRQSLLGDAIGHAVLPGVLVGFWFSWMVTGHGRSTPAMLLGAMVAGLLAAALIGWLRQTTVLKIAECMGVVFTGFYGIGIVLMKMLQTTPAGGQAGLEKFLFGQIAGISLADVQLMAIVAAIALGCVVVFWRKLALSSFDEQFAQSVGVRVRLIEHLLTALLTVAIVISIQAVGVVLVSAMLITPAATAYLLTDRLYKMAILAGLFGAVAGFAGAILSLLGPTLPTGSFMVLGASTLFAGAFLLSPRHGLLPRLRRVWQQRRRTGAENLLRAMYLILERRQNQADLRFGIDDIVAIRHESPAHVRRMAKLAASFGWIAKNSPDPLVLTESGLATARQVVRNHRLWELFLTQEAKLAVDHVHADAEYIEHVLPRDVLAKLEEMLDNPAKDPHGSVIP, from the coding sequence ATGACCATCCTCGCCGCCCAATTCTCGACCGATTCGACTGCTCTGCGTCAGCTCGCGACGTTCTTCGCGGAACTCGTCGACAACCGCATCACCGGCACCGATTGCGTCGTCTGGGGCGCGCTGCTGCTCGGCGTCACCTGTGGCGTGCTGGGTACGTTCATCGTGCTGCGCCGCCAAAGTTTGCTCGGCGATGCAATCGGGCACGCGGTGTTGCCGGGCGTGCTGGTGGGGTTCTGGTTCTCGTGGATGGTCACCGGTCACGGCCGCAGCACGCCGGCGATGTTGCTTGGGGCGATGGTGGCGGGATTGCTGGCGGCGGCGTTGATCGGGTGGCTGCGGCAGACGACGGTGCTGAAGATCGCTGAGTGCATGGGCGTCGTCTTCACCGGGTTTTACGGCATCGGCATCGTGCTGATGAAGATGCTTCAAACGACGCCGGCGGGCGGACAGGCGGGCTTGGAGAAGTTCCTGTTCGGCCAGATCGCCGGCATCAGCCTCGCCGACGTGCAACTGATGGCGATCGTGGCGGCAATCGCGCTCGGGTGCGTCGTCGTCTTCTGGCGCAAGCTGGCCCTCAGCAGCTTCGACGAACAGTTCGCGCAAAGCGTCGGGGTGCGCGTGCGCCTCATCGAACACCTGCTGACGGCGCTGCTGACCGTCGCGATCGTCATCAGCATTCAAGCCGTCGGCGTGGTGCTGGTGAGCGCGATGCTGATCACGCCCGCGGCCACCGCGTACCTGCTGACCGATCGCCTGTACAAGATGGCGATCCTCGCCGGCCTGTTCGGCGCGGTTGCGGGGTTCGCCGGCGCCATCCTGAGTCTGCTCGGGCCGACGCTGCCGACGGGGTCGTTCATGGTGCTGGGCGCGTCGACATTGTTCGCCGGTGCGTTCCTGCTATCCCCCCGGCACGGCCTGCTGCCGCGCCTGCGGCGCGTGTGGCAGCAGCGGCGGCGCACCGGGGCCGAGAACCTGCTGCGCGCGATGTACCTGATCCTGGAACGCCGCCAGAACCAGGCCGACCTGCGCTTCGGCATCGACGACATCGTCGCGATTCGCCACGAGTCGCCGGCGCACGTCCGCCGAATGGCGAAGCTGGCGGCGAGCTTCGGTTGGATCGCCAAGAATAGTCCCGATCCGCTCGTGTTGACCGAATCCGGCCTGGCCACCGCACGGCAGGTCGTGCGGAACCATCGGTTGTGGGAACTGTTCTTGACGCAGGAGGCGAAACTGGCGGTCGATCATGTGCATGCCGACGCGGAATACATTGAACACGTGCTGCCGCGAGACGTGCTGGCGAAATTGGAAGAAATGCTCGACAACCCAGCGAAGGACCCGCATGGGAGTGTGATTCCGTAG